GATAATGGAAAGAACACCGAAAACAAGCAACGAAAGAGACGGACTTAATCTCCCCAACACAACCAGCAAAGGTGAAATCGAAGCCCCCAGCATCAGTGCCTGCCTCAGCATGGAAACAGCGAAGTTCCTTATATTTGTTGGAAAAAGCTCTACACAATAGATATATAAAACATCAAATGCCGTTGAGGCGGCCATGAATCCTACCGCCTCAACCATCAGCTGTGGCAGACTCCCCTTCttgtgctctcgggtggagAAAAAGATGCAGGAAATGCACGAAATCCCGGCGAGAAAAGCCGAGCAAGAGAACAGGAGACGGCGATTGGTGAAGCTTAAAAGAACGCTGCCAATGAAAACAGCGGGGATCTCCATCATCGCGTTTATGGCAACGGTGAAGTAGAGATTGAAGTCGAGGTTCTCGACGTTTAGTTGGATTCCGTAGTACACGAATCCGACGCCAAAACCGGTTAGCATAACCATGGCCATTCTCTTCATAGCCCATTTGGTGCTCCACAGTTTCTTTGTAGGGGAGGAGTTTCCTGGTACTTTTTCCATGCTTGACGGCTCTAAAATACAAATATTTTGAGGCAGTTCTCTCCCATTCATTCTTGCGTATCTTTTCAAGATTTCAAGAGCTTCTTCACTCCTACCCCTAACAACAAGCCACCTAGGAGACTCTGATACAAAAGGTACGAGTATAAATATCGAGTAAACAAGCGGGAGAAATGACATAACCTTGTACAAATTTCTCCAACATGTTCTTGTCGGGTAAGCAATCAAGGGAATTGAGAGAAACCCTGCTGCAAAGAAAAAGAAACCGTATTGGCCTACTTGACCCCGCCATTTTCGGCCAACGGCCTCTGTCGATAGCACAAGGCAGCATATGCCGATGCCCGAACGAGAGAACCCATTTGCGAATCGGAGGACTGCATATATCCATATGTTTGGGGATGTGGAGGTGAGGAAGGTTGTTGCGGAGGTTAGAATACACGAAAGCAGCACTGCTCTTTTTCTTCCGAGGAAAGCATCTGCTAGGCGACCATACACAGCGGAGCCTGCATGTCACAGGATTCCACGAAGATGAGGCAAATTACTCCTTTCTTAAACAAAGAAATGATATCGTAGAATTAAGTAGAAACCTATCGAAGCTATGTTCCAATAAGAGAATAGTTTGAGAGAAGAGTGGACGGACCTATGAGGGATCCAACAAAGTAGAGTGACGCTGGAACGGCAGCAAGAAATCTGCGATCACAAACCAGTCCCCATTCAGCAATGGTGGAGCTTGCATTTCCGTTACTCCACTCCCAAGTCCCCGGCTTCAACCCACAAACAGAATCCGTCCCTCCCCTCCGGCCACCGCCGCCACAGTTCGTCTCAATGCACCGCCAAGAATCCGGCTGCGCATCGGTGAATATCGTGACCAATGTGCTGTGAGAATCAAATATCCAAGCTATGGAAACCAAGAATACTTGCAGAAGCTGTGAAAACCCAAACGATCCCACGTGCTCTTCCACCACTTCATCCACTGTGAGCTGCAGCTTGTTTCCAGTTCCACACGGTACTACTTTTGAGCTCCGTTCAATCACAAAGCTTTGTGCTTCTTCATCCATTTCTGCTTCGAGTTAGTTCTGGTGATAACGACAGCTGAATTTGTAATTTACGTATGTATTTAATTTCCTCGGAATTACCCTTTCTTATATAGAATCAAAAGGAGATATTGCAGGGTAACGAATTGCACTTGTCTGTAGCAATTTCCACCTGCCTTGAGTTAGTGAAGTGT
This window of the Primulina tabacum isolate GXHZ01 chromosome 4, ASM2559414v2, whole genome shotgun sequence genome carries:
- the LOC142541393 gene encoding organic cation/carnitine transporter 1, with product MDEEAQSFVIERSSKVVPCGTGNKLQLTVDEVVEEHVGSFGFSQLLQVFLVSIAWIFDSHSTLVTIFTDAQPDSWRCIETNCGGGGRRGGTDSVCGLKPGTWEWSNGNASSTIAEWGLVCDRRFLAAVPASLYFVGSLIGSAVYGRLADAFLGRKRAVLLSCILTSATTFLTSTSPNIWIYAVLRFANGFSRSGIGICCLVLSTEAVGRKWRGQVGQYGFFFFAAGFLSIPLIAYPTRTCWRNLYKVMSFLPLVYSIFILVPFVSESPRWLVVRGRSEEALEILKRYARMNGRELPQNICILEPSSMEKVPGNSSPTKKLWSTKWAMKRMAMVMLTGFGVGFVYYGIQLNVENLDFNLYFTVAINAMMEIPAVFIGSVLLSFTNRRLLFSCSAFLAGISCISCIFFSTREHKKGSLPQLMVEAVGFMAASTAFDVLYIYCVELFPTNIRNFAVSMLRQALMLGASISPLLVVLGRLSPSLSLLVFGVLSIISGYFILWLPETKNCPLYETLEQQEVEEQLDRVSGDYGMELGGVYM